GGGCGGCGTCCAGTCCCGTGCGAATCCCGCCGGACGCGATCAGGGGCGTGCCCGGCGCGACCTGCCGCGCTTCACGTAGCGCCTGCGCGGTCGGGATGCCCAGGTCGCACAGGTCCGGCGTGCGCACCTGCCCGTGATGCACCAGCTGCTCGACCCGCGCCCAGCTGGTCCCGCCCGCCCCGGCCACGTCCAGCGCCGCGAAACCCGCACCCGCCACGCCCTGCACGGTCCGGCAGTCCAGGCCGTGCCCGACTTCCTTCAGGATCACCGGGAACGGCAGCGTGGGCACCAGCGCGGCCAGCCGGTCGGTCAGGCCGGTCCAGCGGGTGTCACCGCCGGGTTGCAGCGCCTCCTGAAGGGGGTTGACGTGAATGGCCAGGGCGTCCGCGCCGACCTCCTGCACGGCCCGCGCAGCGTGCGTGCCGTCGTAGCCGAGCAGGAACTGCGCGCCGCCCAGGTTCCCGACGAGCAGGATGTCCGGCGCCCACTCGCGCACCATGAAACTGGCGCGGGCATGCGGGCGTTCCAGCATCACGCGCTGCGAGCCGAGCATCATGCCGATGCCCAGGCGCTGCGCGGCCGTGGCGAGGTTCCGGTTGATGCGTCCGGCCGCGTCGGCCCCGCCGGTCATCGCGCCGATCAGGACCGGGGCGCGCAGCAGGCGGCCCAGGAAGGTCACGCGCAGGTCCACGTCCTCCAGGTCACGTTCCGGCAGGGCACGGTACGGCCACGGCACGCCCTCCAGGCCGGTGGTGCGCGCGGCGTACTGGCTGTCCGGGCGCAGGCAGGCCTCGATGTGCCGCAGTTTGCGCTGCTCGATGGCGCTGCCTGCCGGGGGGCCGCTCTGGGCGGGGGTGAGGGGGGCGTCGGTCACGGGGTTCAGCGTAGCGGGCGCGGGCGGGATGGGCGGTGGGATTCCCCCCGAAACGGCCCCCCTCCGGCACCTGTCGGGGGTGGGACGTGCAGCACGGCAAAAACGTGCAGCGTGACACAAAGTTGACAGTTCCGGAAACCCGAGGTACTATTCCTGAGCACTGAGGGCGGGAACGAAAGAAACCGCGACGCAGACGCACAAAAAGTTCAACCAGAGTAACGCAGGGTAGAGCAGTCTGGTAGCTCGTCGGGCTCATAACCCGGAGGTCGCAGGTTCAAATCCTGTCCCTGCAACCAAACGCCCCCACTCCGGTGGGGGTTTTTCATTGTTGCTGGCCCCGTTGCTGGCTGGCCCGGGAACGGCAGGGGGCTGCGCGGCGTACTGTACGGCGTGAGTCTCGCCTTCCTGATCTTCCTGGCCGCCTGGGTGATCGGCATGATCGGCACGTTCGTGCCAGCCGTGCCCGCCACCATCATCATCTTCCTGGGGTCCGTCGCCGCGACCCTGGTCGACGGGTTCCAGCCGTGGCCGGACCTGCCGTTCCTGCTGACCTTCCTACTGATCACGGTCGCCATCAGCATGGTCGACAACGTCGCCTCGGCGTGGGGGGCCCGCCGGTATGGTGGGAGCCGCCAGGCCGTGTGGGGCGCGCTGATCGGCGGTCTGGTCGGTATCTTCATTCCGTTCGGGCTGATCGTCGGGCCGCTGGCCGGCGCACTGATCGCGGAACTGCTGGTCGTGCGTAAACCCCCGCTGGACGCCGCGCGGGCCGCGTGGGGCACCCTGATCGGCCTGCTCGCCGGACTGGCCGCCAAACTCGTGCTGCACCTGCTGATCGGCCTGTACGAACTGTGGCGGCTGTGGGACCCCGCCCGGTCCATCTTCGGCTGAACCGCACCCACCACGCGCAGGGGGCCGCCCGGCAACTGGGCGGCCCCCTGCGCGCATTGTCTCAGCGCTGGAACAGCAGGGGCGCCAGCGCGATGAACCCCACCGCCAGCGCCGGCACGAGCGGCAGCAGCGCCCCCAGCAGCGCACGGCCGGGCCGCCCGGTCAACTCACGGAACGCCGGGAAGCTCAGCGCGCACTGCGCGGCCGTGCCCAGCATCGTCACGGCCAGCAGCAGGAACGCGGCGGGCGTGCGGGCCAGTCCGGCCAGCGCCAGCCGCTGCACCGCCTGACTGTCCTGCCCGGCCTGCGCCAGCGCGTCGGGGGCAGGCATCCACGCCGCCTGCGGGGTCAGGAACGCCACGACCGTCACCAGCAGGTACAGCGGCGGCAGCAGCGCGAAACTCGCGCCGTACACCTCGGCCGCCCGGCCCGCCCGCCCGGCACCCAGCCAGCCCAGCAGCCACATTAGCAGGAACGTGAACATCGCCAGGAACGCCCCGCCGATGGCGTTCGTCACGTGCACCAGCACCGGGGACGCGCCGCCCGCCACCTCGGCCGCCAGGGTCACGGACGGACGCACCAGCGCCGCGTACGCCACGCCGGACAGCACCGCGCTGAGCGCCGCGACGCCCAGGTAACGCCACGCGACCGGGTCGGTCGGGGCCAGCCGCTGCGCGAACACGCGCGGGCCGGTCAGGAACTCGGTGGGAAGCGGGGCCGCCTCGGAAGGCGCGGCCGCCGGACGGGACGCCTGCGGGCGGCGGGACGGTCGGGAATCAGGACGGGCCATAAGCTCCGCCATGGTAGCCCCCACCACCGCAGGCACCCCCGCACGGGGATGATCAGCGGCCCTGGAGAGACGCGCGGACCGTGCCCAGCCACTCGGCGACGCCCGGCACGGTCAGCAGCAGTGCGCTCAGGCCGAACAGCAGCACGACCACGTACGCCCCGCTGAGCCACGGGCCCGGCGCGGACCGCTCCTGCGGATCGGCTTTCGGGGTCAGCCACAGGTGCAGTACGACCAGCACGACCGTTCCGAACAGCGCCGCGCCGATCGCCAGCGGCACCTTCAGGGCCGGGTTCGACAGCATCTCGGTCGCCTGCGCCGGGTCGGTCGGCAGGCGCCCGGCCAGGAACGCGCCCAGGCCCAGCGCGACAGTGTTGTTCAGCACGTGAATGATCACGGCGTTCCACACGCTGCCCGTGTGCTGCGTCACGCGCGCCAGCACGTACGCCAGCGGCAGGATACCGACCACACTGACCGGCGCGCCGTGCGCCACCGCGAACGCCACGGACGACGTGAGCGCCGCCACCCCGAACCCCACCGCGCGCTCGTGCCCGCGCATCATCAGGCCCCGGAACGCGACCTCCTCGGCCACCGGGACCAGCACGCCCGCCGCCAGCAGCAGCACCCACAGGTCCACGCCGCTGCTCAGGAACTGCGGGGTGCTGCCGGCCGTCTCCGGGAACAGCGTCACGAACGCCAGCACGAACGCCCGCGACGCCAGGAACGCCAGCACGAACGCCGCCACCGCCACGCCCCACGCGGGCGGCGTGCGCCAGCGCACATCCCGGAACAGTGCGTCCAGCGGCCCCCGGAACACGGTCAGGCCCACCAGCACCACCACTGCGAACGCTCCCAACAGCGACACGCCCAGCGGCAACCCCAGCGCAATCAGCCCTGCGGATACCGCGTTCTGCACCAGCAGCAACGCCAGCGCCGCCCGGTTGCCATCCACCGCCCGCACCCCACGCGGCGCGGGCACGTCAGGCGAATCGGCGGGCGCAGGCACGGAATCCGGAACGGTCATGCCCCCGAGCCTACCGCGCCCACCCGGCACGGCGCGTCAACGGAAAGTTGAGGAGCGGGGGGCGGGAACAGCGTGTCCGCCTGCCACCCACCCCCTACGCCGTCAGGACGCGGACCGCTCCGGCCAGCGCCTCGTCGTCGATCTGGTGGTGCAGCACGAAGCGCACGGAATCCGGCCCCAGCGCGTTGCACAGCACGCCCTGCTGCGCCCAGCGGTCGGCGTGCGCGGCAGCGTCCGGCACGGTGGCGTAGATGATGTTCGTCTGCACGGCCGCCATGTTCACGTCGAAGCCCGCGTTCACCAGCGCCCCGGCCAGTTCACGGGTGCGGCGGTGATCCTCGGCCAGCCGGGCCGGGCCTTCCCGCAGGGCCACCAGTGCCGCCGCCGCCAGCACGCCCGCCTGCCGCATGCCGCCGCCCATCATCTTCCGGTACCGGTGCGCCTGCCGCATCTGGGCCGCGCTGCCGACCAGCACGCTGCCCACCGGGGCGCCCAGGCCCTTGCTGAGGCACACGCTGACCGTGTCGAACCGGGCCGTGATGTCCCTCAGCGGCACACCGAGAGACACCGCCGCGTTCAGCACCCGCGCCCCGTCCAGGTGCAGCGGCAGACCCTCCTCGGTCGCCACCGTGCGAATCCCGTCCAGCACCGCCAGCGGAATCACCGTCCCGCCCGCCTTGTTGTGCGTGTTCTCCAGGCTGATCAACCCGCTCGGGGACTGGTGGATGCTGCGGCGAATCGCGGCGCGCACGTCCTCCGGCGCGGGCACACCCAGCGGCGCGGGCACGAAGCGCGGCACCACGCCACTGAACGCCGCCATCATGCCCAGCTCCCACTCGTAGATGTGCGAGCCCTCCGCGCAGATGACCTCCTCGCCCCGCCGCGTGTGCAGCGCGATCGCCACCTGATTCGTCATCGTCCCCGACGGCATGAACAACCCCGCCTCATGCCCGGTCAGGCGCGCCAACTCGACCTGCAACTCGTTCACGGTCGGGTCCTCGCCATACACGTCATCCCCCACCCGCGCCTGCGCCATCGCCTCGCGCATGGCGGGCGTGGGGGTCGTGACGGTATCGGAACGCAGATCGGCAATCAGGCGGGAGGCAGTCATGCCCCGGATGCTACGCCGCGCCGCACTGGACCGTGTCCTACAGGTCCGGCCAGAGGTCGCGCCGCACCGCCCGCGCGACGGCCTGGACGGGGTCTTCCTTCAGGCGACGCGCGATGAACTCCGGCAGGTCAGTGCGGGAGGCAATCATGGCCCGCTGCTCCCCGTTCAGAAGCTGAGTTGTAACCAGCGTGTCCCACAGGTCCGAAGTCATGAATGGGGAGGACAGCATGACGTGAAGCAATTCCGTGATCCGCCGGTGCTCGTCGCCGTAACTGCTATTCCAGAAGCGGTGCCTGCGGACGCTCTGCGTGATCAGGGCGTGCAGGTGATCCGCCATGAAGTTCGGGTGACGCACCAGCAGGAGGTCATGCTCGGTCCCCACCAGCCGCGCCAGCATCCCAGGTGGGGTGGTCGGGTCGCTCAGCAGAGGCAGAATCCCGTCCGCCCCCAGTGACCGCAGCTGCTCGATGATCGGCAGGGGCGGCGTACACGGATTGGCGGCGAGGTTCACCAGCACATCCCCGGTGGCGACCTCGGCGTACACGCCCAGCAGTTCGGGCGGCAGCTCCGTCGTGTGGATATATGGGTTGAGCACACCCGGTCCCAGGTGGGCCAGCACCTCGCGGGCCACCCCGGGTGGCAACGTCCGGTTGCGCAGCAGCATCTTCGCCACCCAGTCCACCGGATCAGCCGCGAGGCGACGAGCCAGGGGTTCGTCCAGCGCGCCCTTCTCGGCCATGCTGGCCCGCACGGCCGGGCTGCCGTGGGTCAGCAGCTCCTCCCGGACGTCCGCCGGGAGGTCTGAGCGCGTGACAAGTTCACGCTGCTCTGATTCACTCAACTGCGGCAGGAGCGTTCGGAAGAACGCCGGGGGGAAGGTCCGGTCCGGCAGCCTGACCACCCACTCGTTCGCCGGTCCACTTCTGGCCATATGGAGCACTTCGTCGTCGGTCACGTCATCGCGGCAGAGCAGCGCCCAGTACATACCCGGCTGGGTCAGGAACAAGGCGCGAATTTCGGGCAGGAGGTTGGGGGCCCACGCGAGCATCTGGAGGTCGTATCGTCCCCACAGTTCGCCGTTGCCGGGCATCTGTGCGACCCGCCACTGCTCCTCGGGCGGCCAGGACTCATCAAAGGAGTCCTCCTCTTCCAGGCCGTTCTCCGGGCGGTAGGTCAGCGCCTCCTGCACGAGTCGGTGTGGGTCGGACTTCATCTTCTGGAGCAGATCGCCCGGCAGGTCGGCGCGGCCCATGACGGCGGCGCGGACGGTGGGGTCCGGGTCGGTGGCGTATGCGCCCAGCAGGTCCGGGGGGATGGGTTCGTTCCTGGCGACCGTGCGGCGTAGGTTCACGTCCGCTCCGCTGAAGAACGCCAGCAGCGCCGAGCGCACGTCGTCCCCCACCGACGGATTACTCAGCGTGGCGAGCCGGATGCGCCACTCGGGGTCGCCCGCGAGGTCGGCCAGGGTGCGCCCCGGCGTGCTGGGGTTCGCGGCGACCGCACGCCGGACCTGCGCCCACTCGCTGCGGGCCAGGGTGTCCAGCGCGCGGGGCAGAGTCATGGGGTTCCCAGCGTCGGTCAGGTGCGTGGACAGCAGAGGGGCACGGCCCGGACGCGCCGCCATGACCTGCACGACCAACGGGTCCAGGTCCCCGAGCAGCGGCGTGACCCAGGCGTCCGGCACGGACAGGTTCCCGGCGACCGCCACACGCAGCTTCGGGTCGGGCGAGGCCACCCAGGCGTTCACCTGTGCCCGCGTCGGATCGGGGGTACTGCGGGCCGCCAGCGTCTTCTCCGGGTCGCCAGTGAAGGTCACCTGATAGGTGCCGCCCAGCACGTCACCCGTCAGGTACGTCAGCTGCCCGAACGGCATCACTTCACCGCTGGCGAGGTCCCACAGGTAGGTGCCGAACGTGCCCAAGTCTGCGTTCCACACGGCTTCCCGGATCTCCCCTTCCAGTTCCGACGTCAGGGTCAGCGCCTGACCGTCCTCGTCAAGCACTTCCAGATCCAGGTGCCTCTCGTCGCTGTGCCAGTGGTACGCGAACTGCACGCGACCCACCCCGGCGCGCTGCAGGCGGCGGGTGAAGTCCTGCGGGAAGACGCTCACGGGCTATCCTCCTGTTCGCTCAGGCGGGCGGCGCCGCGCGCCATCCAGGGGCGCAGGGGCAGGTCGCCCAACCAGTCCTGCACGGTGGGGATCTCGCCGCCCATGTCCTCGCGGACGTGCTGCTCGCCGATCAGGCGTACGGGGACTTTCTTTCCGGTACTGAGGGTCAGCGTGGGGCCGAACACCTGTTCGCACAGGAAGATGCCCAGGCTGGAGTGCAGGACGGCGCGGTGGCGGACGTCCGGCAGGTGCGCCTTGGTCTGGTCGAACCAGTTGTGGATGGGCAGATACTCGTCGGGCGTCCCGCCGAACTGACGGCTGGAGCTGATCGCGTGGTGGTACGGGTGCGCCATGCCCCAGGGTAAGCGGGTGGAGCGGGGGCCGCGCGCCGACCGGCCCAGTTCATGCCTGTGCCAGTTCTTCCTGCCGGGCTTCGATGATCTTCTTGGTCAGGTGGTCCGGGACGGGCTGGTAGGGGCCGCTGGTCACGCTGAAGGCGGCGCGGTCGCCGGTCAGGGAGCGCAGGGCGGCGCTGTAGTCGTGCAGTTCGGCCTGTGGGACGAGTGCGGTGATGGTGGTGACGGTGCCGGTGGTGTCGATGCCCTGTACGCGGGCGCGGCGGGTCTGGAGGTCGCCGAGGAGGTCGCCGGTGAAGCGGGCGGGCGCGCGGACTTTCAGGTGGCGGGTGGGTTCGAGCAGGCCGGGGCGGGCGTGTTCCAGCGCATTTTTCAGGGCGAGGGCGCCGGCGGCGCGGAAGGCGAGGTCGCTGCTGTCCACGTCGTGGTAACTGCCGTCGAGGACGGTGACGTGCAGGTCCTGGAGGGGGTACCCGGCGAGCGGGCCGCGTTGCATGGCGTCCTGCACGCCTTTCTCGATGCTGGGCAGGTACTTGCCGGGGATGGCGCCGCCCACCACCGCCGAGCGGAAGCTGTAGCCCTCGCCGGGTTCGATGCGGAGGTGGCAGTCACCGTACTGGCCGTGCCCGCCGCTCT
This portion of the Deinococcus seoulensis genome encodes:
- a CDS encoding DUF6915 family protein, with amino-acid sequence MAHPYHHAISSSRQFGGTPDEYLPIHNWFDQTKAHLPDVRHRAVLHSSLGIFLCEQVFGPTLTLSTGKKVPVRLIGEQHVREDMGGEIPTVQDWLGDLPLRPWMARGAARLSEQEDSP
- a CDS encoding DUF456 domain-containing protein, producing the protein MSLAFLIFLAAWVIGMIGTFVPAVPATIIIFLGSVAATLVDGFQPWPDLPFLLTFLLITVAISMVDNVASAWGARRYGGSRQAVWGALIGGLVGIFIPFGLIVGPLAGALIAELLVVRKPPLDAARAAWGTLIGLLAGLAAKLVLHLLIGLYELWRLWDPARSIFG
- a CDS encoding threonine aldolase family protein encodes the protein MTASRLIADLRSDTVTTPTPAMREAMAQARVGDDVYGEDPTVNELQVELARLTGHEAGLFMPSGTMTNQVAIALHTRRGEEVICAEGSHIYEWELGMMAAFSGVVPRFVPAPLGVPAPEDVRAAIRRSIHQSPSGLISLENTHNKAGGTVIPLAVLDGIRTVATEEGLPLHLDGARVLNAAVSLGVPLRDITARFDTVSVCLSKGLGAPVGSVLVGSAAQMRQAHRYRKMMGGGMRQAGVLAAAALVALREGPARLAEDHRRTRELAGALVNAGFDVNMAAVQTNIIYATVPDAAAHADRWAQQGVLCNALGPDSVRFVLHHQIDDEALAGAVRVLTA
- a CDS encoding CPBP family intramembrane glutamic endopeptidase is translated as MTVPDSVPAPADSPDVPAPRGVRAVDGNRAALALLLVQNAVSAGLIALGLPLGVSLLGAFAVVVLVGLTVFRGPLDALFRDVRWRTPPAWGVAVAAFVLAFLASRAFVLAFVTLFPETAGSTPQFLSSGVDLWVLLLAAGVLVPVAEEVAFRGLMMRGHERAVGFGVAALTSSVAFAVAHGAPVSVVGILPLAYVLARVTQHTGSVWNAVIIHVLNNTVALGLGAFLAGRLPTDPAQATEMLSNPALKVPLAIGAALFGTVVLVVLHLWLTPKADPQERSAPGPWLSGAYVVVLLFGLSALLLTVPGVAEWLGTVRASLQGR
- the fni gene encoding type 2 isopentenyl-diphosphate Delta-isomerase, with translation MTDAPLTPAQSGPPAGSAIEQRKLRHIEACLRPDSQYAARTTGLEGVPWPYRALPERDLEDVDLRVTFLGRLLRAPVLIGAMTGGADAAGRINRNLATAAQRLGIGMMLGSQRVMLERPHARASFMVREWAPDILLVGNLGGAQFLLGYDGTHAARAVQEVGADALAIHVNPLQEALQPGGDTRWTGLTDRLAALVPTLPFPVILKEVGHGLDCRTVQGVAGAGFAALDVAGAGGTSWARVEQLVHHGQVRTPDLCDLGIPTAQALREARQVAPGTPLIASGGIRTGLDAARALSLGAQVVAVARPLLEPALDSADAAEDWLRQFIHELRVALFVGGYADLDDLHARPPL